A region of Salvelinus alpinus chromosome 6, SLU_Salpinus.1, whole genome shotgun sequence DNA encodes the following proteins:
- the LOC139579248 gene encoding protein NLRC5-like produces MAKQETSPVDLLKTPMRRILLFGKPGIGKTAVAHQMLNLWAQKDHRELDYMFYFDVRDISPSTNPMRLEDLLFNMYSEPEESREEVLQDMKKNSENVVIIFDGITDLSFHSVIKKLVFKDLLPDAKIVITCRPEVPSEDFLTDWPSFRVEVKGFSNESIRAYLTTMLSAEPNPTPNHDSLSSVLNNLELFSLCHVPMYALMVVACIYYSTPEASKQPWPTTKMYINILRYCILKHSGKQMNDLDKCLVENREKILSLAKIAFDATQQKTMNLTELSCELSSVQFSFLGALMIMVEPTVSDTYSAFLHYTMQEFFGALWLLQNPDKIREVLEKCQTEEWKHTKHMVPFMCGLLNERNIQLVNGLVPAQQIKKTSDWFFKEVVNTFLPLQTNQDHAEGDAPEFEIDLLFLCQCLYESQSTEACLLLLDKLDYNLDLDEEHLDPHQCCAVSYMISQSAERKVGLDLNSCTVSDQGLRLILASLKNVRYLRSDPSMLCQLCTTLLSGEADIDFTSLLGLCGNELRLPFLGERQVFERAEEVMKQSLERVNLCLHWDRTTLLSEALSKTILKCLTHINKLSFTPLQHQRGSPEKLEKEEKAVLLDLCLQAGLYHRETFQGAVNTLLSLFSVYQTERYDILLDLYSHVKYNRKQAGRSILPSLRPLYQPAPAVWSIDLSERKVSLLLEVLKLQPEKKSVELKGWSDEESEVRSFLQCLPYISQLSFAPPQDQRRSPEDLRKREKTFLLNLCLQAALHERETIQTTVEKVLSLSEVYHDRKWDLLLDLYSHVKDYETQTGRSVLPALQPVYQSAPAVWYIDLRKRKVSLLLEVLKLQSEKKPVELWGWSNEESEVRSFLQCLPYISQLR; encoded by the exons ATGGCCAAACAGGAAACGTCCCCGGTTGACCTGCTTAAAACACCCATGAGAAGGATCCTCTTATTTGGAAAACCTGGAATTGGAAAGACAGCAGTCGCCCATCAAATGTTGAACCTCTGGGCACAGAAAGATCACAGAGAACTAgattacatgttttattttgatGTGAGAGACATTTCACCCAGTACAAATCCCATGAGACTGGAGGATCTTCTCTTTAACATGTACAGTGAGCCAGAAGAAAGTAGAGAAGAAGTGTTACAGGATATGAAGAAGAACTCTGAAAACGTTGTCATAATTTTTGATGGAATCACAGACCTCTCCTTTCATTCAGTAATAAAGAAACTTGTGTTCAAGGACCTCCTCCCTGATGCAAAGATTGTGATCACATGCAGACCAGAGGTACCATCAGAAGACTTCCTGACAGACTGGCCCTCGTTCAGAGTGGAGGTGAAAGGGTTTAGTAATGAGTCCATCCGGGCTTACTTAACAACGATGCTGAGTGCTGAGCCTAACCCTACGCCAAACCATGACTCCTTGAGCAGTGTGTTAAACAACCTAGAGTTGTTCAGTCTGTGCCATGTCCCGATGTATGCATTGATGGTGGTTGCCTGCATTTATTATTCTACCCCAGAGGCTTCTAAGCAGCCATGGCCTACAACTAAGATGTACATCAACATCCTCCGTTACTGCATCCTAAAACACAGTGGCAAACAGATGAACGATCTCGACAAGTGTCTCGTAGAAAACAGAGAAAAAATATTGTCTTTAGCAAAAATTGCTTTTGATGCAACACAGCAAAAAACGATGAACTTGACAGAACTGAGCTGCGAACTAAGCAGTGTCCAGTTTTCTTTCTTGGGGGCGCTTATGATTATGGTCGAGCCCACAGTCTCAGACACTTACTCTGCATTTCTCCATTACACAATGCAGGAGTTCTTTGGTGCCCTTTGGCTCTTACAGAATCCAGACAAAATCAGAGAGGTTCTAGAGAAGTGCCAGACTGAAGAATggaaacacacaaaacacatggtTCCTTTCATGTGTGGGCTTCTGAATGAGAGGAATATTCAATTGGTAAATGGTCTAGTTCCAGCTCAACAGATCAAGAAGACGTCAGATTGGTTCTTCAAGGAAGTGGTGAACACATTTCTTCCACTTCAAACAAACCAAGATCATGCAGAAGGTGATGCTCCTGAGTTTGAGATAGATCTTCTGTTTTTATGTCAGTGCTTGTATGAATCTCAGTCTACTGAGGCCTGTTTGCTTCTTCTGGACAAACTGGACTACAATCTAGACCTGGATGAAGAACATCTTGATCCTCACCAGTGCTGTGCAGTCTCCTATATGATCAGTCAGTCTGCAGAGAGAAAGGTCGGCTTGGACCTGAACAGCTGCACTGTGTCAGACCAAGGACTAAGGCTGATACTGGCCTCTCTGAAGAATGTCCGATATCTCAG ATCTGACCCCTCAATGCTGTGTCAACTCTGTACAACTTTGCTGAGCGGTGAGGCAGACATTGACTTCACCAGCTTACTTGGTCTCTGTGGAAATGAGTTGCGCCTTCCATTCCTGGGTGAAAGACAAGTGTTTGAGAGAGCAGAAGAAGTGATGAAGCAGAGCCTAGAGAGGGTTAACCTCTGTCTACACTGGGATCGGACAACTCTTCTCAGTGAAGCTCTCAGCAAGACCATTTTAAAGTGTTTGACACATATCAACAAACTCAG TTTTACCCCACTACAACATCAGAGAGGATCCCCTGAAAAActagagaaagaagagaaagcAGTCCTACTAGATTTGTGTCTACAAGCAGGATTGTATCACAGAGAAACTTTCCAGGGTGCTGTGAACACACTGCTGTCACTGTTTTCTGTGTATCAAACTGAAAGATATGACATCCTGCTGGATCTGTACTCACATGTGAAGTACAATAGGAAACAAGCAGGCAGAAGTATCCTTCCATCATTGAGACCACTTTACCAGCCAGCTCCTGCAGTCTGGTCCATAGACCTCTCAGAGAGAAAGGTCTCCCTCCTCCTAGAAGTGCTGAAACTCCAACCAGAGAAGAAATCTGTAGAGCTGAAAGGCTggtcagatgaagagagtgaaGTGAGGAGTTTCCTTCAGTGTCTGCCCTACATCTCACAGCTCAG TTTTGCTCCACCACAGGATCAGAGAAGATCCCCTGAAgacttgagaaagagagagaagacgtTCCTACTGAATCTGTGTCTTCAAGCAGCCCTCCATGAGAGAGAAACCATACAAACAACTGTAGAGAAAGTGTTGTCACTGTCTGAAGTTTATCACGATCGGAAATGGGATCTCCTGCTGGATCTGTACTCACATGTGAAGGactatgagactcaaacaggCAGGAGTGTCCTTCCAGCATTACAGCCAGTTTACCAGTCAGCTCCTGCAGTCTGGTACATAGACCTCAGAAAGAGAAAGGTCTCCCTCCTCCTAGAAGTGCTGAAACTCCAATCAGAGAAGAAGCCAGTAGAGCTGTGGGGCTGGTCAAATGAAGAGAGTGAAGTGAGGAGTTTCCTTCAGTGTCTGCCCTACATCTCACAGCTGAGGTGA